Proteins found in one Molothrus aeneus isolate 106 chromosome 20, BPBGC_Maene_1.0, whole genome shotgun sequence genomic segment:
- the NIPSNAP2 gene encoding protein NipSnap homolog 2, with product MAARVLLRGSLAGAPAVPRLQPGAGLTLRGLGSSARSAREDSWLKSLFVRKVDPRKDAHSNLLAKRETSSLYKLQFHNVKPECLEAYNKLCQEVLPKIHEEKHYPCALVGTWNTWYGEQDQAVHLWRYEGGYPALNEVMSKLRQNKEFTEFRKERGNMLLSRKNQLLLEFSFWNEPVPRDGPNIYELRSYQLRPGTMIEWGNYWARAIRFRQDSNEAVGGFFSQIGQLYMVHHLWAYKDLQTREDIRNAAWHKPGWDELVYYTVPLIQEMESRIMIPLKISPLQ from the exons GGGGCTGGGCTCCTCAGCCCGCAGTGCCCGTGAGGACAGCTGGCTGAAATCGCTCTTTGTGCGCAAGGTGGACCCCAGGAAAGACGCCCACTCCAACCTGCTGGCCAAAAGAGAGACCAGCAGCCTGTACAAACTGCAGT TTCACAATGTCAAACCTGAATGTCTAGAGGCCTACAACAAGCTCTG TCAAGAGGTGCTGCCAAAGATTCATGAAGAGAAACACTACCCTTGTGCTCTGGTGGGGACTTGGAACACGTGGTACGGAGAGCAGGATCAGGCTG ttCATTTGTGGAGATATGAGGGAGGTTACCCAGCTCTCAATGAGGTCATGAGCAAACTTCGTCAAAATAAG gaatttaCAGAATTCCGGAAGGAGAGGGGCAACATGCTCCTGTCCCGTAAgaaccagctcctgctggagttCAGCTTCTGGAATGAGCCAGTTCCCAGAGATGGCCCTAATATTTATGAACTGAGATCCTACCAACTCAGA CCTGGAACAATGATTGAATGGGGCAATTACTG ggctcgtGCCATTCGGTTCAGACAGGACAGCAATGAAGCAGTTGGGGGATTTTTCTCCCAGATTGGACAGCTCTACATGGTCCATCACCTTTGGG CTTACAAAGACCTGCAAACCAGGGAAGATATAAGGAATGCAGCGTGGCATAAACCTGGCTGGGATGAACTGGTTTATTACACAG TGCCCCTTATTCAGGAGATGGAGTCCAGAATCATGATACCCTTGAAGATTTCTCCACTTCAGTAA
- the PSPH gene encoding phosphoserine phosphatase — MASLMELKEIFRSADAVCFDVDSTVIREEGIDELAKFCGVGDAVAEMTRRAMGGTVTFKAALTARLGLIRPSYEQVQKLISDNPPQLTPGIRELVSRLHQRGVQVFLVSGGFQSIVEHVALQLNIPTANVFANRLKFYFNGEYAGFDETQPTAESGGKGKVITHLKEQFHFKKVVMIGDGATDMEACPPGDCFIGFGGNVVRKQVKEKAKWYITHFDELLKELEER, encoded by the exons ATGGCATCCCTGATGGAGCTGAAGGAGATCTTCCGCAGCGCCGACGCCGTGTGCTTCGACGTGGACAGCACCGTCATCAGGGAGGAGGGCATCGACGAGCTGGCCAAGTTCTGCGGGGTCGGGGACGCCGTGGCAGAGAT GACCCGCAGAGCCATGGGTGGCACTGTGACGTTCAAGGCAGCTCTCACAGCACGGTTAGGTCTCATCAGACCCTCCTATGAACAAGTGCAGAAATTAATATCTGACAACCCACCTCAGCTAACTCCAGGAATAAG GGAGCTGGTGAGCAGACTCCACCAACGAGGGGTTCAGGTGTTCCTGGTCTCGGGGGGCTTTCAGAGCATCGTGGAACACGTGGCCCTGCAGCTGAACATCCCCACAGCAAACGTCTTCGCCAACAGGCTCAAGTTCTACTTCAACG GAGAATATGCAGGATTTGATGAAACACAACCAACAGCTGAATcaggggggaaaggaaaggttaTCACTCATCTGAAAGAACAGTTCCATTTCAAGAAAGTGGTTATGATTGGAGATGGAGCTACAGACATGGAAGCCTGCCCCCCTGGC GATTGCTTCATTGGGTTTGGAGGCAATGTGGTCAGAAAGCAAGTGAAGGAGAAAGCCAAGTGGTACATCACCCACTTTGATGAACTGCTAAAGGAGCTGGAAGAGCGATAA